GTGCCCTGTTCGTGCGCTTCACCCGTAACGAAAACCCCGCTATTCGATGAGCCGACAGCCGCCCCTGGCTCTGGCCCTGGAGCCCTCGCCGGGGTTTGACAACTTTCTGGCCGCCGATAACCGGGAGCTGCTGCTACTGCTGCGGCAGCTGGCCGAGCAGCCCCAGCCGGGCATTACCGCCATCTGGGGCCCGCCCGCCAGCGGCAAGAGCCATCTGCTGCAAGCCCTGGCCAACCGTGCCGCCGAGGCTGGCCACGCGGCCCTCTATCTGCCCCTGGACCCGCTGTTGGAGCAGGACCCGGCCGGGCTTGAGCTGTTTGCCGAGCGCGAGCTGATCTGCCTGGATGGGTTGGAGCGGCTGCTGGGCAACCGCCCCTGGCAGGAGGCCCTGTATGGCCTGTATAACGCCGTGCAACAGCAGGGCGGCTGCCTGGTCAGCGCCTCCCGTCGGCCGCCACGGGAGCTGCCCCTGGAGCTGGCCGATCTGCAATCCCGCCTCAGCTGGGGCCCCTGCTATCAGCTCCAACCGCTGGACCATGGCCACAAGGCGCGGCTACTGCAACAGCGGGCCGGGGAGCTTGGCTTGCAGCTGCCGGAGGACGCGGCGCATTACCTGCTCAACCGCCAACAGCGCGACCTGGTCGGCCTGCTGGGGCTGTTGGAGCGGCTGGACCGGGCCTCGCTGGCGGCCCAGCGACGCCTGACAGTGCCCTTCATCCGCCAGCAGTTGGGCCGGGATGCAGCGGTCGAGGATGGGTAAAGGGCCTGGCTAAGACCTTGCGTAATCAGGTATAGGTAAGCCTGTGGGTATGTGCGGCACTACCCCGGATTCCGCTTTGCTCGATCCAGGCCAGAGGTCACCGAGTTAGAGTAGCTGGGAGCCTGTCGGATTTAGGATGCTCCTACTGCGCCGGTGGGAAGAACGGCCCAGAATTGTTTTGAACATTGGCCCCGATTTTTCGTTGCGTAGGGAAACTCAGCGCCTCAAAATCGTGAAAATTTGTTCTCGTTCTCCCACCTTGCTCGCTACGGGCACCTAAACCCGACAGGCTCCTAGGAGAATGATCTACAAGGAAAACTCGCAGATCAATCCCCCCGACACAGACCGGACGTGCGCTACTGAGCATCCGGCTCCTGTAGTTACCTACCCAACCCAGCTGTCCGTTTTCCCCGTCAACCGAGTTCCCACCCAGCGGGGTGATGGGTGTCGATCAGTGTGGCATTGGTTCTGCGGTGAGCCTAACCCCTAGAGCACCACACACACGCTGTATGGTGTCGAACCGGGGGTGGCTACCCGGACGCAATGCCTTGTATAGCGCCTCTCTGGTAATGCCGCTGGAGTTAGCAATCTCTGTCATGCCTCGCGCCCTTGCAATCTGGCCCAAAGCATCAATCAATTCGTTGCTGTCTCCTTCCTCCAGGATTTGACGCAAGTACTCCGCAATATCTGCATCCGTTTTCAAATACTCCGCCACATCAAATTCGGCCAGATCGTCAATGTTGATTTGCATGGTCATTGCCACTCCTTATCGATTCCGCCAATGCAATAGCCTGTTCGATATCCTTGGATTGGGTACTTTTATCACCACCTCCAAGCATAAGAATCACCGTATCGCCAGTCTGTAGGTAATACCTTCGCCAGCCAGGTCCGAAAAATTCTCGCATTTCGTAGATGCCGTGTAACTATTCAAGGGTCATCCCCATGAAGTCAGGCCACCGCCCCTCGTAGAGGAGCCGCAATGCCTGTTCGGAAGATACCCCATTTTTCTGGCAGGTGGACAGATAGCTGCGGATGCGGGCAAAGATTCTCCTGATTACCCACAAAGATCAGCCTCGTTCACACAGGGAGCTATACTTGGTGCAGGAGGTATAACGCCATGAAAAACCGAGTGCAATTCCAGAAAGGCTACAGTCTAGCTGAATTTCTGCGTGACTACGGCACGGAGGAACAGTGTCGCCAGGCCCTGTTTCGATGGCGCTGGCCAGAGGGCTATGTATGTCCCGAGTGTGGTGGCCGGAAGTACTGCACCCTGCCATCCCGGGGTGGACTGTTTCAGTGCAATCATTGCCATCACCAGCATTCATTGACCAGTCGCACGATCTTTGACTCCAGCAAGCTACCGCTGACGACCTGGTTTCTGGCCATGCACCTGCTGACGCAGGCGAAGACGGGGCTGTCCGCCTTGGCACTGCACCGGCAACTGGGCGTCGCCTACAACACTGCTTGGAGCATGAAGCACAAGCTGATGCAGGTGATGAAAGAACGGGATGACGGCTATACCCTATCCGGGACCATCCAGCTGGATGATGTTTACTGGGGTGGAGAGCATCGGGGTGGCAAGGTGGGTCGCGGCTCACCCAACAAGACCCCCTTTGTGGCGGCGGTTTCCACCACTGACGCAGGCCATCCGCTGTACATGAACCTGCAGGTAGTCAAGGGATTCCGCTCTGCCGAGATCCTGAAGTGGTCTCGCAACCAGTTGGCACCCGGCAGCACCGTCTACAGCGATGGTCTGGCCTGCTTTCGCGCCTTCACGGCTGCGGGTTGTCAGCACATCCCGATTGTCACCGGCGGCGGTCCCGATAGCGTAAAGCATGAGGAATTTACCTGGGTCAACACGATGATCGGCAACGTCAAGAATGCCGTCACGGGTGTTTACCATGCTATGCAGCATAAGCACCTGTCACGCTATCTGGCTGAATACTGCTACCGTTTCAACCGACGCTTTGCTCTGGAGACGCTCCTGCCCCGGCTGGGCTGGGCCGCTGCACGAACGCCACCGATGCCGTACCAGCTCCTGAAGATGGCTGAGGTTTATGGGTAATCAGGTGGACTTTTGTTATGGGGGATTAGGGGATGGACAATTTAATTGTGCCTGACCCCTTTGACACCAGCCATCTACACCGCGTGGTGCGTTTCATTCTTCAGGGCGGCAACGATCAGACTATTCAAACTCACGCCGCGCCGGGTTGCTTCAAGTGCAAGTTGGCGGTGCAGGTCACGGCCAACCCGCACGTTGAATGAACCCTTGAATGGTTGTTCCGGCGTGATGTTTTTTTCCTTGCACATCGATAGATAGTCATCCACGCCATCGTGGAAGTCCTGGCGCAACTCTTCTGCGTTGCTGCCTTCGTAGGCAATTAGCGCACGGACAAACTGCACCTTGCCGAAAAAAATTCCATCTTCATCACTATATTCAACTGACCCGGTATAACCCTTGTATTCCACAGTATTCTTCATAGCAAACCCTCCTGCATTAGTACATCCAGCACTTGGTCAATCTGATAAGGTTTCAGTGCGGGCGATGGGTGCGGCTTATGCATTAATACCGGCGCAAAACGCTCATGCTCGAACCTAACCCGCGATCCGCTGCCGCCCTGATTTAGTGCATAACCGAACCCTGCTAACTGGAACCCCAGCACCGCATCATCGGCATAGCGGACGATATACACTTCTCCCCGTGCCCTTCGTTTCCGCCAGGCCTCTACCCAGAGGTCGAGACTGTAGTGCAGGTAGATGTTGGCCAGCAGCGGCGAGAGGACGCCCCCTTGCGGGGTGCCCTGTTCACTGAGCTGCCATTCGCCTTCCTCCATGATGCCTGCCGTGAGCATCTGCTCGATCAGTCTCAGTACGCGGCGGTCCGCCACTCGGTGGGATACAAAGCGCATCAGCCAGTCGTGATCGACCGAGTCGAAAAAGGTGCTGATGTCGGTATCCAGAATCCAGCTGACCTTGCGTTGCGTGATGGCAACGTACAAGGCGTCCAGCGCATGGTGCTGGCTGCGTCCGGGCCGAAACCCGTAGCTGAATCCCTTGAAGTCCACTTCGTAGATCGTTTCCAGTACCCCTACCAGCGCTTGTTGGACTAGCTTGTCCTCTACAGCGGTGATGCCGAGGGGACGCTTGCGTCCGTCGGCTTTGGGTATCCAGACACGCTGCACCGGTTGCGGGCGGTAGCGTCCGCTGTGCAGGCGTGCATGGAGGTCGACCAGTCGCGCTTCTAGCCCTTCGCCATAAGCTTTCCAGCTGAGGCCATCGACGCCACGGGCCGCCTTGCGGTTGAGTGCAAGGTAGGCTTTCCTGAGCCGGTCGATCCCGATGTGGTGCATCAAGTTGTTGAACCGCAGCGTACGATCCCTTTGTGCTGCTGCACGTAGCCGTCCAAGCCCCGCTTCTGCTTGCCCCGAGCTCTGCGTCTCGGTCACAGGTGGCTCTTTCGGCTCTTCTTTCCGCCAAGGCCCTTCGCTCCACGCGCTCCGCGTCGTTGATCCCGTTCTATCCGCTGTTGGCATCGTTGAGTTGTTCGCTCGCTTCTTCACACTCAGGCCTTGTCCGACTCCTCGTTCCGCTCTCCTGGCTGTTCGGCTATTGACCTTTGAGCCAGGAGTGGCTTCTTGCCCCGCGGGCGAGGCCTCCCGGGTTCCGTACGAGAGACATCCACACATGCACCGGGTCTGCGACTCCGGGGAACCTGCCCACCACTCGCGTTTTACGTGGCTTGCAGTTTTGCCTTCCCGACCAGCCAACACGGTCAGCATTCCCAACCTTGATTTCGCAAGCTCAATACCGAGCCTGTGTGTTCCCCTGTCAACGCTTAACCCCTGCCCTCGCGAGCAGACGCCCTAGACTTAGGGTCCCGGCGGTTCGCTACACCTTACCGGGCAGAGGACTTGCACCTCCAATCTCTCGCCAGCTTGTCCCGGCGCACTGGCTGTCCTTTTGTTTCTTTTGTTTTAGCCGATGTCGGCGACGCACCGGCGGTCCAGTCGGTCATATGGTGTTCCTTGGTAAAGTCGGTAGTGGCGGGACGGCGGGTTGCAGAAAGAAACCTGTCAAAGTTTGTCTGCCTCATCCGGAACATCCGGTACGGCATTCAGATATCGCTCGAAATCTTCGCGTCGGCCCAGGGTTGCCTCCTGACGCAAATAGTCCAGGGTCAGCATGGATGCCAGCTTTTCTGCCGCAGCGCTGGCGATGAACTGGTTGACCGAGATTTCATCCCGCGCAGCCAGTTCGCGGATCTTGGCGTGCACCGAATTCGGCAAGCGTACAGTCAGGGCAGTCATGATGAACTCCTCAGCAAGGATAGAAAAGATGCAGGGGTAATTGGGGTAACCCCCAGTTCGCCGACCCGCTGAAAGTCGCGGATATTATGGGTAACCAGATACTGGCTATCCGAAGCCACCGCACACTCCAGCACCATGTCGTCATCCGGGTCGCGCAAAAATGGACGCCACAGGTAATACACATCCTGCAGATGGGCGATGGACGTCAGATAGCGCAGGTAAGCCAAGACATCCTCAACCCGCAGCCCCGGCGGAAGGTGCTCGGGCCGCGTCAGCACGGCCTGCCATTCGGTGTAGAGCGCCACCGACAGGGCAATCTCAAAATGCGGGTTGGGCAGACTGTTGACCAAGGCAAAGCTGGCACCTTGCCGTGATCGGGCAGCGGCAACCAAGACCGATGTGTCTAAAACAATTCTCATGATTACACCAGTATAACCATGCCGTCATCGTCCAGCAAACCTGCACTATTCATCAGCAACCTACCGCGCTGATCCTCGGCGCTTTGATATGCAACGGACTGGCCGCTTGTTTAGTGTCCTTTTGTTGGCTCTAACTGCCTGCAGGCTCTGCGGATACGTAGTGGAGGACCGTAGTAGAGACGAATCAAAAATGCCCAGGGCATCCAGGGACACCTTGAGCTTGGATTGGGGCAATAAAAAACCCGCCGGAGCGGGTCTTGGGGAGATTAGAGGGGATTTCTTAGTGGTGCTTGTGCAGCATCAGCCAAGCCTTACCAAGCCTTTGGATCAAACCCGTCTTCGTTGCGTATCTCTACGGCATCACCGGATTGGGCCAGCACAAACAGGCCCTTGTTGCGGGCGTAATGGCCTACATCATCCGGTAATACCATGGCTGCTACGGCACCAAACAGGATGTGGGCTGAGAACTGGGGGAAACAGGACTTGAACTTGGCCATTCGGGCCAGGTGTTCGTCCACGTCTTCATAGGTCAGGCGGGATTTGCATTCCACCACTACTGCGGTATCTGTGTTTACTACCAGTAGGTCAACCTCCATGATGAACTGGCGATTGTCGTCATAGGCGACAATATTGGGGTGGACTTGATGCACCGGAATCTTGCGATCTTGAAATAAATCCACCACGGCTGGGCGCACCATTTCCTGCACAAACTGACCCAAGCGATTGCCATGCTCGCCTAACTGCTTGGCTAATGCCCTGATTTGTTTGTCTGTTTTACTCATACGCCGGTCGGCTTCCTGCTGGCTCTCCTTCATCAGCCGCTCAGTCTCCCTTATGCGCTGATCGGCTTCTTGCTGGCGTCGGTCGGCCTCTTTCTGGCTTTCCTTCATCAGTCGCTCGGTTTCTTTTTGCGACAGAGCAAGCTCCTGGATCGTGCGCCAGACATCGTCAAAGCTGGGGGCTGGGGTGTTGAGACTGGGCATTCTTTGGTCCTGGACAAGGGGTATCTAAGTCCATTGTAGCGGCTATGGCCGGATTGGCGAAGTCTTTGAACGCCGGTGTGGCCCATGGGCAGAGTGGGTTAGCTAGCGCGACATCTCATCACCCATTGGTGAATACAGCTCCAGCAAGGGCAGCAATGGGCCGATCCACGGCTCGTAGTTACGCCAGCGATCCTTGCTGGTTTTATAGATGGGCTGGCGCACCTGCCAGTTACTGGCGGTACCAACGCGGCGTTCGGTCTGGTGGAAGTTGAGGCAGTTATCGTCCCACTCCAGGCCGATGAAGTCGATCAACCGTCGGCTCCAGGTCTCGGGGTCTTCCACCAGCTCTTCGTAGCGCACCTCCAGCATGGCATCCTCGGGCAAGACCTGGCGCCAGTGTTCCATCAGGCGGTGGTACTGGCGGTAGTAGTGGGCGATATCA
This is a stretch of genomic DNA from gamma proteobacterium SS-5. It encodes these proteins:
- the hda gene encoding DnaA regulatory inactivator Hda translates to MSRQPPLALALEPSPGFDNFLAADNRELLLLLRQLAEQPQPGITAIWGPPASGKSHLLQALANRAAEAGHAALYLPLDPLLEQDPAGLELFAERELICLDGLERLLGNRPWQEALYGLYNAVQQQGGCLVSASRRPPRELPLELADLQSRLSWGPCYQLQPLDHGHKARLLQQRAGELGLQLPEDAAHYLLNRQQRDLVGLLGLLERLDRASLAAQRRLTVPFIRQQLGRDAAVEDG
- a CDS encoding putative addiction module antidote protein, whose amino-acid sequence is MTMQINIDDLAEFDVAEYLKTDADIAEYLRQILEEGDSNELIDALGQIARARGMTEIANSSGITREALYKALRPGSHPRFDTIQRVCGALGVRLTAEPMPH
- a CDS encoding IS1595 family transposase, coding for MKNRVQFQKGYSLAEFLRDYGTEEQCRQALFRWRWPEGYVCPECGGRKYCTLPSRGGLFQCNHCHHQHSLTSRTIFDSSKLPLTTWFLAMHLLTQAKTGLSALALHRQLGVAYNTAWSMKHKLMQVMKERDDGYTLSGTIQLDDVYWGGEHRGGKVGRGSPNKTPFVAAVSTTDAGHPLYMNLQVVKGFRSAEILKWSRNQLAPGSTVYSDGLACFRAFTAAGCQHIPIVTGGGPDSVKHEEFTWVNTMIGNVKNAVTGVYHAMQHKHLSRYLAEYCYRFNRRFALETLLPRLGWAAARTPPMPYQLLKMAEVYG
- a CDS encoding type II toxin-antitoxin system HicB family antitoxin yields the protein MKNTVEYKGYTGSVEYSDEDGIFFGKVQFVRALIAYEGSNAEELRQDFHDGVDDYLSMCKEKNITPEQPFKGSFNVRVGRDLHRQLALEATRRGVSLNSLIVAALKNETHHAV
- a CDS encoding toxin-antitoxin system HicB family antitoxin; protein product: MTALTVRLPNSVHAKIRELAARDEISVNQFIASAAAEKLASMLTLDYLRQEATLGRREDFERYLNAVPDVPDEADKL
- a CDS encoding putative toxin-antitoxin system toxin component, PIN family, producing the protein MMRIVLDTSVLVAAARSRQGASFALVNSLPNPHFEIALSVALYTEWQAVLTRPEHLPPGLRVEDVLAYLRYLTSIAHLQDVYYLWRPFLRDPDDDMVLECAVASDSQYLVTHNIRDFQRVGELGVTPITPASFLSLLRSSS
- a CDS encoding DUF3782 domain-containing protein — translated: MPSLNTPAPSFDDVWRTIQELALSQKETERLMKESQKEADRRQQEADQRIRETERLMKESQQEADRRMSKTDKQIRALAKQLGEHGNRLGQFVQEMVRPAVVDLFQDRKIPVHQVHPNIVAYDDNRQFIMEVDLLVVNTDTAVVVECKSRLTYEDVDEHLARMAKFKSCFPQFSAHILFGAVAAMVLPDDVGHYARNKGLFVLAQSGDAVEIRNEDGFDPKAW